From the genome of Geobacter sp. SVR, one region includes:
- the bioA gene encoding adenosylmethionine--8-amino-7-oxononanoate transaminase, with protein MSDTNITTEQLQEWDKRYVWHPFTQMQDWEREEPIVIVRGEGSWLIDSEGRRYLDGVASMWTNVHGHCRKELNEALKAQVDRLEHSTLLGLASEQSILLARRLAGITPPGLDRFFYSDNGSTAMEVAVKMAFQYQVHRGRPERTRFITFKNAYHGDTLGTVSVGGIDIYHATFRPLLFETIQAPAPYCYRCEHGCASPAVCGMQCLSALEALMEEHGPACAGLVIEPLVQGAGGMLVQPPGFLRGVRELCDRYGLLMIADEVATGFGRTGRMFACEHENVVPDIMAISKGIAAGYLPLAVTVTNDQVYNAFRGDYAELKTFFHGHTFTGNPLACAVALKSLELFERDNLLETLQTRIIRLAERLARLTQLPHVGDIRQCGLAAGIELVEDKSTRRPYPWELKTGIRVCLEARRHGVFSRPLGNTVVVFPPLAITEDELELLMDGLERSIVAVTGE; from the coding sequence GAGCCGATCGTGATCGTCAGGGGAGAGGGGAGCTGGCTGATCGACAGCGAGGGGCGCCGCTACCTGGACGGGGTGGCCTCCATGTGGACCAATGTCCACGGCCATTGCCGCAAGGAGCTGAACGAGGCGCTCAAGGCGCAGGTGGACCGGCTGGAGCATTCCACCCTGCTGGGGCTGGCCAGCGAGCAGAGCATCCTCCTGGCCCGCCGGCTGGCGGGGATCACGCCGCCGGGGCTGGACCGCTTCTTCTACTCCGACAACGGCTCCACCGCCATGGAAGTGGCGGTCAAGATGGCCTTCCAATATCAGGTGCACCGCGGCCGGCCCGAGCGGACCCGTTTCATCACCTTCAAAAACGCCTATCACGGCGATACCCTCGGCACGGTCAGCGTGGGGGGCATCGATATCTATCACGCCACCTTCCGCCCGCTCCTGTTCGAAACTATTCAGGCCCCGGCCCCCTATTGCTATCGCTGCGAACACGGCTGCGCCAGCCCGGCTGTCTGCGGCATGCAGTGCCTGTCCGCCCTGGAGGCGCTGATGGAAGAGCATGGCCCAGCCTGTGCCGGACTGGTGATCGAGCCGTTGGTGCAGGGCGCGGGGGGGATGCTGGTACAGCCTCCGGGATTCCTGCGCGGCGTGCGGGAACTGTGCGACCGTTATGGTCTGTTGATGATTGCCGATGAGGTGGCCACCGGCTTCGGACGAACCGGCCGAATGTTCGCCTGCGAGCACGAAAACGTGGTGCCGGATATCATGGCCATCTCCAAGGGTATTGCGGCCGGCTACCTGCCGTTGGCGGTGACCGTCACCAATGACCAGGTTTACAACGCCTTCAGGGGCGATTATGCCGAACTGAAAACCTTCTTTCACGGTCACACCTTCACCGGCAACCCGCTGGCCTGTGCGGTGGCCCTGAAGAGCCTGGAGCTGTTCGAACGGGACAACCTGCTGGAAACGCTGCAGACCAGGATCATCAGGCTGGCCGAGCGCCTGGCCCGTCTTACGCAACTACCGCACGTGGGGGATATCCGCCAGTGCGGCCTGGCGGCAGGGATCGAACTGGTCGAGGACAAATCCACCAGGCGCCCCTATCCCTGGGAGCTCAAGACCGGCATCAGGGTCTGCCTGGAGGCGCGCAGGCACGGGGTGTTCTCGCGCCCGCTGGGGAACACGGTGGTGGTGTTCCCGCCGCTGGCGATCACGGAGGATGAGCTGGAATTGCTGATGGATGGACTGGAACGCTCCATCGTCGCGGTGACCGGTGAATGA